CAAGTCCCTGCGAGGCTACACCACCGAAGAGGTGGACAGGATGATGCAGGAGGCTGCGGATGCCATCGGTCGGCTGAGCGAGGAAAAGGCCGCGCTGGCCGGGCAGGTGGCGCGGCTTGAGGAACGCCTGGCAGAATTCAGGGAGCGGGAATCGACGTTGCGAGACACGTTGATGACCACCCAAAGGGTTACCGCCGACCTCAAGGCAAGTGCCCAGAGGGAGGCGCAGCTGATCATCGACGCTGCCCATTCCAAGGCGGAGAACCTCATCAATCAGGGGCAGCTCCGCCTTGCGCGCATTCAGGAGGACATCGCCGAGGCCCGCAAGGTCAAGGCGCAGTTCGAAATGAAGGTGCGCGCCGTGGTGCAGCAGCACCTGCGCATGCTGGACATGGCCCGCGAGGACGACGAGGAACTGGAGGCCGCCGCGGCGCGCATTGCCGGGCGGCAGAAGGGTGGACCTGCCTGATTCCGCCCGCCCCGAATGGGCGGCCCCTGCCGGGGAAGGGCAATGGGCGGTGCTGGTGCGGGCGGTGCCCGGCGCGCGCAAGAGCGCCTGCGAGGGCACGGCTGACGGAA
This genomic window from Nitratidesulfovibrio sp. SRB-5 contains:
- a CDS encoding DivIVA domain-containing protein produces the protein MSVSRIDLLNHSFSKSLRGYTTEEVDRMMQEAADAIGRLSEEKAALAGQVARLEERLAEFRERESTLRDTLMTTQRVTADLKASAQREAQLIIDAAHSKAENLINQGQLRLARIQEDIAEARKVKAQFEMKVRAVVQQHLRMLDMAREDDEELEAAAARIAGRQKGGPA